From the genome of Solanum stenotomum isolate F172 chromosome 5, ASM1918654v1, whole genome shotgun sequence:
ttaattaatttaaaggATATTAGAATGTTTGTTagaaatatttaattagatttaaaTGTAGAAAAACTTTTGCAGAAAAGTCACATCCTTAAATGTTGTTCAACTCCAAGAGTCACTTCATATTCCTCTCCCCTTTTCTACTATGTTTCAGATAGCTATGGTGTTGGAGGATCCATCCCCTGATCAGGTTTCAGGTTCCACTCAACTAATCATCCCTCCAGGTTTgtcttgaaaaaataaaaaataatccctccgtccatttttaattgtcgtGGTTTCCtattttagagtcaaacgataagaattttgactaacattttacaatgtattttttcatcatattgatatgcaaaaaattgctatttttagtatttttcgtatagtttttgaatatctaaatttttagtttaaactaTCGAATTAAAGTAAtctaattcaactttgaaaattagtcaaattgactttcgaaaaatacgacatgacaattaaaagtggacagagggagAAAAAACTTGTTTCATTGCGTGCATTTATATAccatcttttatttgttttttgttttagttgGTTTGATGGAGCCTGGGTCATTGAACCGTAGTAGCAATGTGATTGAGGCAATAAGGAATGAGATTGATAAAGAGTGTATCAGGAAAGAGATCATTGCAGAAGAGGTTGCTCGAAAGCAGATGTTGGAGTTGGAAGTAAGGAGAGAGCTTATGATGGAAAGAGAAATAGCAATGTTTGGGGGAGATAGATTTGCTTCATTCTTCAAGAATCAGGCTGACTCCGTGTTGTTTAAGGAAAAGATGGGAATGGGCGTCTCTGCTGTGTCTAGGCATGACATGGATCACTTCTCAGAGGTTCCTTTTTGCCACCGTGCTGTGGAACCAATAATTTCAACAGTGAACCAAAGTCCAAAGGTGGGGATTTTACAAGTGCAGCCCCCTGGAGTTGGCAGACTTTTGCTGGTTCGTGTTCTTCTTTATTGTTGGCCCTGTTTATTAATTCTTAAATTGCTAagtagatgattttttttatctatcaGTATTATTAGAACATTTGGCGTTAGTTCAGACATCAATTAGTAGTTTAGTCGTATTAGGATTGCATTAGTTAGTTCAGCAGctattatttatttagattacTTTAGTTCAGTTCGTTTAGGAGTCTTATTATTTTCCTTGTAACTCTATTTAATACCTTGTTGCCTTCATTAATAAAGATACTCTTCCAGTAGTATGTTGCAAACCTTACCTACAATAGTTGTTAAAGAGGCAGTGTCTAATAAAACAGTTAGAATAGTTGCTATTCTGGAAACGAAGGTTTTGAAGTAGTAACTTCTTTTGTTTCACTCTGTTTTTATGGATGGACGGAATGGGTTAGAATGTTAAGTTGGTATTTACTTTCATCTGTGTGTAGTTTCTCAATCTCCTCTTTCTTGAACACTGTTACCTAAGGGAGGTAGCCGATGCAGAGTCTAATATAGTTGCACTGCAGAAAGTATAAAGGCATAGATGACCTGATTTTCTTCATTTAGGTACTTGTTTGCATTAGTCATGTTCTTGGTTTTCTGGTGACTAGTTTACATAACCAGAATGCTATTTATACATGTTCGTATCATTACTTTAAATTGAACAGCCAAACCTAGGAATGTATTTCCTGAACTAGGTAACAGTAAGAAATGAAACATTATCAATGGCAACGATGATGTTTTGGGGAGATGATGCTTTGATATTAATGTCCTCCAAAATATGTTTTGGGGACCTTAATGAACAAGTATAGGTTCCTTTCCCCAAGCCATTTAGTACAAGCTACTATTGCTTTAATACATTCATTTAATATGCTTTCAGATCTAGATCGGTAAACCATTTACAAGGTGTTTAAATTTCTGAGCAGTGCTTCTTTTGTTGTTGATAATACAGGCTAAGCCTGACACGATTTTCTCTGGACCAAAACGGAAAGCTATAACACTGATTGAAGCGGTTGCTGACAAGCCTTCGTTAAGCAGTGCTCCAGTGAAAATTGTTACAGAGTGGAGTTGTGCACTTTGTCAGATATTTACTACAAATAAAGATTGCCTGAATATCCACTTCCAAGGAAAAAAACACAAACGCAAGGAGGCTGCCTTTGGAGAACACAAGGACGACAGAAACTACAGAATTGGTTTTTATTCAAAGAAACCAAAACTTATGCAGCTTGTGGAACGTCCTTGCGATGATCTGATATCAGGGAAGAAATCAGAGAAAGAATCATCAAGTCCAAACGATAACGATCCACCATCCTTGTTGATAGATGACAGTGCAAATGACTTGAGAAAGAACACAACTcatgaaaaacaaaacaatgagGAGTTCAAGTTTTGGTGTGACACATGCAAAATAGGGACCTTCTCCGAAAAGGTGATGGAGACTCATAAGGTAGCAAAGAAGCATGATCGGCATCTTCAACAACTATTTGGGAAGGACAAAGATGCAGAGGAATGATTGTGTTGGGCAAAGTTCTGTCAACCAACTAGTTagcttatttttgtttaaaGGAAATCTGATGTTATCAGTATTACCTTTGGATCCATGTGGTGTGATTTTTCTCTATTATCTATTTTGTTGCTCCTGTCTACCAACTAGTAGCTCATTGTTGTTTTTCATGGAAATTGGATTTCTTAATAGTACCTTTTGATACATGTGATTTGTCTCTTTATCTATTTATGCAAAATGTTCAAGTGCAAAATACATATATGTATGTTCTGCGAATATATGTATATGTCTATGATTTGGTTAGATGTGTCACCTCTCTCTAAAGCAAGGATTTCAGTTTAtctatttcttctattttttgaaCTTCCCTTTATTTGATGTTAAGAAAATCTGCAggaatttaaatatttttttctttgtcacGAAACATTGCAGATTTTAACAACATTGTTTGTGTATCTtccattcttttcttttctttttaattctatatTCACCttgttttttattgtatttgttcAAATGtattttatgttgttttttttactGGTACACGTTATTTAAACTCACCATTGATTATAAGAATTCTTCACATCATGAAGTTCTTGATAATGAACATATGTACCCCcgtgaaatttaaaattctatatattttgtgtacactataaatagagaaaataatacttttagtgtattcaagtatatataaacaatatgaactcttaggtctctatttatagtgttatATAGAGACATACAAAAGTTTAGTCATAAACATGTTATGAAAGTgtaaggttacaagaataatggtcaTAAAGATggaggttatcttcataatggagggaAATAATGGAGATAATTAGTAAAAGTAACTTCTTGATAATGGAGATAATTACTATAGTATTTTATAACAATACTTGATTATTTCATACAAGATCATTAGTTACTTAAAAGCCAATATATAAATTCTAGGAACAAATGTTACTTCCTAGATAGAAGATAAAGTTGATAAAGAGAAACTCTTGATAATGGAGATAATTACTATAGTATTTTATAACAATACTTGATATTTTCATACAAGATCATTAGTTACTTAGAAGCCAATATATAAATTCTAGGAACAAATGTTACTTCCTACCTGATAGAAGATAAAGTTGATAAAGAGAAACTTTTGTAATAATTAATCATCGGTTAACAAaacccttttcttttttttggttttccacccGGTGTCCGGAGaccacattggagctccgactatATCTGGATCGCGCactgcagggcccattcggaggtggcgctcccaacaagattttctccatacccaggactcgaacccgagacctctggttaagggtgaagcactcccaccagtgtaccacaacccatgttggtaaCAAAACccttttcattaattttaataGTTGGATATTTGGGAAGAAATCATTTCTAAGCTTTATGACGTGATATTATTGATGAGAAATGAACTtcttttttaaggaaaaacctTCAATTAGAGAAAACATGTAATTTAAATCACACTTTTTCACATTTGAAGGGTTGTAATTGTTgcaagagttgtgacttttttttataattgtgattttttcgaaagattgtgacttttctgataaggaaCAATAAACATCTATTCATACTAgtctttgttggctataaatagaggtttccctcattttttatatatacgAATTTCTGATATTCTACTCTTCTTAATCTTGCTCTTTAAAAAGTCTTGTGTGATTTCTGATGGAAAGAGAAGA
Proteins encoded in this window:
- the LOC125863968 gene encoding uncharacterized protein LOC125863968; the protein is MGVSAVSRHDMDHFSEVPFCHRAVEPIISTVNQSPKVGILQVQPPGVGRLLLAKPDTIFSGPKRKAITLIEAVADKPSLSSAPVKIVTEWSCALCQIFTTNKDCLNIHFQGKKHKRKEAAFGEHKDDRNYRIGFYSKKPKLMQLVERPCDDLISGKKSEKESSSPNDNDPPSLLIDDSANDLRKNTTHEKQNNEEFKFWCDTCKIGTFSEKVMETHKVAKKHDRHLQQLFGKDKDAEE